One genomic segment of Paenibacillus sp. FSL H8-0332 includes these proteins:
- the pstA gene encoding phosphate ABC transporter permease PstA, whose product MNGFTRTRHTARAQRRNKMATIGFYTLGVLVMLLVFWLLFTILSKGLPSLRPDFLLKQPEEIDPGGGIGPVLFNSFYILFISLLISVPIGIGAGIYMAEYAPDNAFTGALRICVESLASVPSIVFGLLGLAIFAEYFGVGLTILGGGVSLALLNLPMLARVTEEAVRAVPGEIREAGYALGMTKFHVIRKVVVPVALPAIVTGVCLVAGRAFGESAVILLTAGLSTSGEMWDFNLFSPGETLAVHLWYVQSEAIVEDARQIADKSAAVLVFVVLLINFMFRFPLWLGNRRRGR is encoded by the coding sequence ATGAACGGATTCACCCGCACACGCCATACGGCCAGAGCCCAGCGGCGTAATAAAATGGCGACCATCGGCTTCTACACGCTGGGAGTTCTGGTCATGCTGCTGGTCTTCTGGCTGCTGTTCACCATTCTGAGCAAAGGCTTGCCTTCACTCAGACCTGACTTCCTGCTCAAGCAGCCGGAGGAGATCGATCCCGGCGGCGGGATTGGTCCCGTCCTGTTCAACTCCTTCTATATCCTGTTCATCTCCCTCCTGATCTCCGTTCCGATCGGGATCGGTGCAGGGATCTATATGGCAGAGTACGCGCCGGATAATGCCTTCACGGGTGCGCTGCGCATCTGCGTGGAATCCCTGGCCTCGGTGCCGTCCATCGTGTTCGGCCTCCTGGGCCTGGCGATCTTCGCCGAGTACTTCGGCGTCGGCCTGACGATCCTCGGCGGGGGAGTCAGCCTGGCGCTGCTGAATCTGCCCATGCTGGCCCGCGTCACGGAGGAAGCGGTACGCGCGGTTCCCGGCGAGATCCGTGAAGCCGGCTATGCCCTCGGCATGACGAAGTTCCATGTCATCCGCAAGGTCGTCGTGCCGGTAGCCCTTCCGGCGATCGTCACCGGTGTCTGCCTGGTGGCCGGACGCGCCTTCGGGGAGTCGGCGGTCATTCTCCTGACCGCCGGACTCAGCACCTCCGGCGAGATGTGGGATTTCAACCTGTTCTCCCCAGGCGAGACTCTGGCTGTACATCTGTGGTACGTACAGTCTGAGGCCATTGTCGAGGATGCGCGGCAAATCGCGGATAAGTCTGCCGCCGTGCTGGTCTTTGTCGTGCTGCTGATCAACTTTATGTTCCGCTTTCCGCTGTGGCTGGGCAACCGCCGCCGGGGGCGCTGA
- the pstC gene encoding phosphate ABC transporter permease subunit PstC produces the protein MGAPVHGLTAKIQTSLEEVKRNTKRHRRHLLGNSISRYYFLFSILALCLVLGLVIVFIGKTALLLFTRISPQDFFFSFNWTPEDEAFGAAAFIVNTLSLTALTLVIAVPISVGMAVLCAEIAPKWLKSFIRPVLDLLVGIPSIVYGYLGLTVLLPFLRRVSGEGLGDGLLAAALVLALMVLPTICRISDDAIVAVPRKYRDAAYALGSTRLQVIMRVVLPAASRGIISAVILGMTRAVGETMAVVMVIGNTPQLAKSLFAPTSVLTSNIVMQISNVEFDSTWNYSLHMMAFLLLLISFVLILIIRLLGRKRRDA, from the coding sequence ATGGGGGCACCGGTTCATGGCCTGACAGCGAAGATACAGACAAGCCTAGAGGAAGTTAAACGTAACACCAAGCGGCACCGCAGACATCTGCTCGGCAACAGCATCTCCCGTTATTATTTCTTATTCAGCATCCTCGCGCTCTGTCTTGTGCTGGGACTAGTTATTGTATTCATCGGCAAAACGGCGCTGCTGCTCTTCACCCGCATCTCCCCGCAGGACTTCTTCTTCTCGTTCAACTGGACGCCGGAAGACGAGGCCTTCGGCGCCGCCGCCTTCATCGTAAATACATTGTCGCTTACCGCGCTGACCCTGGTCATTGCCGTGCCCATCTCGGTCGGGATGGCTGTGCTCTGCGCAGAGATTGCCCCGAAATGGCTGAAGAGCTTCATCCGTCCGGTGCTCGATCTGCTGGTCGGTATTCCTTCTATTGTATACGGCTATCTGGGCTTGACCGTGCTGCTGCCCTTCCTGCGCAGAGTCAGCGGAGAAGGTCTGGGAGACGGACTGCTCGCCGCCGCACTCGTACTGGCATTAATGGTGCTGCCAACGATCTGCCGGATCAGCGATGATGCCATTGTTGCGGTGCCGCGAAAATACCGCGATGCTGCCTATGCGCTCGGTTCGACCCGCCTTCAGGTCATTATGCGTGTCGTTCTGCCCGCTGCCAGCCGGGGCATTATCTCGGCAGTAATTCTTGGCATGACCCGCGCAGTCGGGGAGACCATGGCGGTGGTGATGGTCATCGGCAATACGCCGCAGCTGGCGAAGAGCCTGTTCGCACCCACCTCGGTGCTGACCAGTAATATCGTGATGCAGATTTCCAACGTGGAATTCGACTCCACCTGGAACTACTCGCTGCATATGATGGCCTTCCTGCTGCTGCTTATCTCGTTTGTGCTGATTCTGATTATCCGGCTCCTGGGCCGCAAACGGAGGGATGCCTGA
- a CDS encoding phosphate ABC transporter substrate-binding protein, whose translation MKIFKKFTVTALTAVIAVTASFAGVAAAADSLKGKITVNGSTALLPLTLQAAKEFQKLHPKVKIAASGKGSVTGPQAVKKGIADIGACDWDASIDVPGFKAFDGQVANKVAVIPFATIVNKNVGVDNLTTEQLKGIYAGKITNWKEVGGSDANIVVITRAFGSGTRVNYQAKALGGGDIVKKEKNYKETGSSGDMKTAVGTTPNAIGYIDLVYVTGGDIKAVKFNGVEANTDNVINGSYKIWAYGYYMTKGQPAGATKEFIEYVQSKKFQQGSLKKLKFIPISAMQS comes from the coding sequence ATGAAGATATTCAAAAAGTTCACAGTTACAGCACTCACCGCAGTTATCGCGGTTACCGCATCCTTTGCAGGGGTAGCCGCAGCAGCGGACAGCCTCAAGGGTAAAATCACCGTTAACGGTTCTACGGCTCTGCTTCCGCTGACGCTGCAGGCGGCCAAAGAATTCCAGAAGCTTCACCCTAAAGTGAAGATCGCCGCTTCCGGCAAAGGCTCCGTGACTGGACCGCAGGCCGTGAAGAAGGGCATTGCCGATATCGGAGCCTGCGACTGGGATGCCAGCATTGATGTTCCGGGCTTCAAGGCCTTTGACGGCCAGGTGGCGAATAAGGTCGCTGTGATTCCTTTTGCAACCATCGTTAATAAGAATGTCGGAGTAGACAACCTGACTACAGAGCAGCTCAAAGGCATCTACGCCGGGAAAATCACGAACTGGAAAGAGGTCGGCGGATCAGATGCGAACATCGTAGTGATCACCCGTGCCTTCGGCTCCGGGACCCGCGTTAACTATCAGGCCAAGGCGCTGGGCGGCGGAGACATCGTGAAGAAAGAGAAGAACTACAAGGAAACCGGCTCCAGCGGCGACATGAAAACAGCTGTAGGTACAACGCCTAACGCTATTGGATACATCGACCTTGTCTATGTAACCGGCGGCGATATCAAGGCTGTAAAGTTCAACGGTGTAGAAGCTAACACGGATAACGTAATCAACGGCTCGTACAAGATCTGGGCTTACGGCTACTACATGACAAAGGGCCAGCCGGCCGGCGCGACCAAAGAATTCATCGAATATGTACAGAGTAAGAAGTTCCAGCAGGGCTCGCTCAAGAAGCTGAAGTTCATTCCAATCTCTGCTATGCAATCCTAA